The DNA sequence CCTGCTCCGCGTTTCGCGCTCGGATGCCGGGCCGAACCATTCGCCGGCGGGGACGGCGGAATCCGAACCGGGCTCGCGGCCTCGATCGTCCTGCCCGCGGCGGTCGTCGCGGGTGCGGTTGTCGGCGTCCGGGCCGGACGCGGTGCGGTCGGCGTCGCTCACGGATCACAGCCCCGTCGAGAAGGTCTCACTGCGTGCGGCCAGCCGGTCGCGCAACTGGACGGCGTCGTCCAGGCGCAGGCCGGGGATGCGGGTGTCGGCGGTGGTCGCCGCAGTGCGCACTTGCACGGTCGCCGTGCCGAGCGCCTGTTCCAGCAGGTCGGAGGTGACGTCGACGACCTGCATACGGCCGTAAGGGATGACGACGAGCTGGCGGGTGAACAGGCCGTAGGTCAGGTAGAGGTCGGTCTCGCCCTCGGCGTAGCCCCAGGTGTCGCGCATCAACCGGGCCGCCCACCAGCCCAGGCCGCCGAACGCCGCCGCAAGAACGGCCCAGGCGAGGGCCCACACCCATCCGACGATCCACAGCGCTGCGCCACCCAGGAGCAGGGCCGGCACCAGTACCGCGAACATGACCGAGCGCCGGTACCAGGTCAGCGACGTCGACACGCGGTTCCACGACGTGCCCGCCGGGGCGGCGAACGCCGCGTCGATCCGCGACGCGAGTTCGGCGCGGTCCGCCGACCCCTCTGGCTCGCCCGACTGGGCGGGAGCCGCGGACGCGCTGCGATCGGCCTCGGATTCGCGCCCGGCGCTCGGGCCGGACGCGGATTGCTGAGAGACTGGCTCAGACGCGGCAAAGTCCACGATTCCAGTCAATCATCCCGATGCCACTCCCGAGCGCCATCATCCACAGGCCCGCGCGAACACGCCTGCAACCGCGGCTTTCCGGCCGTTCCCGGCGTGCCGCGCAGCGGGAGTGGATTAGGGGCGGGAGCGGGAGCGGGAGCGGTTCGCTGTGCGGCCTTGTTGGTCTGCCGGGAAACGGGCAGCCTGACGGGAAACGGCGGCGGCAACGGCAGCGGATGGCCCAGCCCGCGTCCAACGCACCGGGTGCTCGCCGGTGGCGCGCCCGACGGGGGCGACGACGCTGGCGGGCCCGGGCCTGCGGTGGTCGGCGGCGGTCATGCGGCCGGGGCGGGGCCACGAGATGCACGTAGGTGCGGCGGCACCCGCCTCGGCGCCGCCCCGGCGCCGGTATGTCCCCTATGCCGGTTCATCCGGCATCTATCGTGAACTTATGGCCACGGAATACGATTTCCGGCGACCATAAGTCCACGATAGACGGGAGAAGCCGCGCCGAGTCTGTCTCCAGGGCTGGATTCGGCGCCGAATCCAGCCCTGGAGACAGACTCGATGGGACCGGTGCTACCTATTGCAGGGTTTCGACCAGACAGTGGCCGGGATCCGGTGAAAACCGCGCGTTCGATGTGCCGACCGGCCTGCGGCGGCCGAACGCCGCCCCCGCCGGCCGCCGCCACCGGCGAGCACCCGATCCGACAACCGCAGGCCGAGCCATCCAGCGCCCTCGGCGCCGCTTTTCCCGAAGACCACCCGCACCCCGGCAGACCAGCAAAGCCACCCAGCGGACCCGAGCCGCCCCGCCACCACGCACCGCCACCGGCGAGCACCCGAGCCGACGGGCGCAGGCCCCGCCACCCGGCTGTCCCAAGGCCCCAAGGCCCCAAGACCCCACAGCCACCACGCCCCCATGCCCCGGCGTCCGCTGCCGCGCTCTCACGTTTTCGGGCCCTGCGGCTCCTCCTCGCCCGGGACGCGGCAGGCATACTCAAGGAACAGTGCGGCCGCCAGCAGCACCGCCGCCGAGAGCAGCGTGCCGGCCGCCGTAAGTGCATCGGTGCGAGCGTCCACCGCGCCGAGGCGCTCCAACAGGGCAGCCAGCATGCCGGCGAAGGCGCCGATGGCGATCGACGCGAACACCGCGCTGGCCTTGGCCAGGGCCACCAGCCGGGCGGCGCTGAGCGGTTCCATCGGCTCCGTGCCGGGCACCCGCCGGATCCGGCGCCGGGTGTGCACCGCAGTGATCGTCTCGGCGGCGGCCAACAGCAGCAGGGTGGGGATCGCGCTCCACGGAAGGAGCGGGATCCCGCCGTAGACCCGGTCGATCACCAGGAACGACAGAACTCCCGAAACCACGGCGACAGCCAGCGGCATCCGCCATCCGGTCGGCTTGATGCGGCCCTCGCCGCCTTCATCACCTTCACCGCCGGGTCCGGCGCCGTTCCCGTAGTCCGTCGGCCGGTCCTCGTTGTCGTCGTACACAGTCCTCACACCCTCAAAGACCCTCGATGCCTCGGCGACCGACCGGCCCCTCGCAGGCCGCCCGGGCTCAGACCCTCAGCACGAGGTCGTCCCGGCGGTGCAGTTCCTGGCCGTCGATACCGGCGAGCAGCCGACGCACCGAGCCGCGCCCGGAGATCTCGGCGTCGGGCTCGACGTCGGCCCACGGCGCCAGCACGAACGCCCGCTCGTGCGCGCGGGGATGCGGGAGAACGAGTTCCGGGGCGTCGCTGGACTCGCCCCCCACCGCGATTATGTCGACGTCGAGGGTCCGCGGCCCCCATCGCACGTCGCGCACCCGCCCCAGCGCCTCCTCGACGGACTGCGTCCGCTCCAGGAGCACATCGGCGGGCATCCGGGTGTCGGCGGTCACCACGGCGTTGAGGAACGGTCCCTGCTCGGGGCCGCCCACCGGCGCCGTCTCGTAGACCGGCGACAGCCCGGCCGGCTCCAGCCCGGGCGCGTCGAACAACGCGTCTACGGCGCCCTGCAGCGCGGCCAGTCGGTCACCCACGTTGCTGCCGAGGGACAGCACGACCCTGCGTCGCGTCGCCGGCCCGGTCATCGCCTACCCCCTTCGACTGCCATGCCGTCTACGGCGGCTCCGGCGCCCATCGCCGTGCCCCGCGAGCCGACCGGTCGAAACACCTCGCCCGGTACCGCCGGAGGCTCTGCGCGCCTCACCCGCCCGCCCGGTTCGTACGCACGATAGTCACGGCGACGTCCTCGAAAGTGTGCGGGATCGGCGCCTGCGGCTTGTGCACGGTGACCTCGGCCTCCCGCACCCGCGGTTCAACCAGGCACACCGCAGCCAACCGCTCGGCCAGCGTCTCGATCAGGTCGACCGCCTCGCCCCGCACCACCGACACGAGCCGTTCGGCAAGCTCGCCGTAGTGCACCGTGGCCGCGAGGTCGTCGCTGGCGCCGGCCTCGCTGAGGTCGAGTCCGATGGCGACGTCGACCACGAACTCCTGGCCCTCGCGCCGCTCCTCGGGAAGCACCCCGTGGTATCCGCGGGCGCGCAGTCCGCGCAACCGGATGCGGTCGAGCGCCTCGGTCACACCGCGTCCCCCTCCCCGTCCTGCTCCTCGTTCTCGTCGAGCAGAACCGGCGAGGCGTGGTGCGACCACAGCCGCCAACCCTCCGCGGTGCGCACGAACATGTTGGTGGTGACCACCTGCCCGCCCGCGACGAACCCGGGGCTGTCGTCCTCGGCGGTGAGCACGTTCTCCTCGCAGGTGACCATGGCCACCTCGCCGCTGACACCGATGTGGGTCTCGGTGAGCACGTACTGGATGTAGGGCACGTTCGCCATGATCAGCGTCCAGGCCCGCATGATCTCGGCACGCCCGCGCAGCAGCGGCCAGCCCGGGTTGATGCAGACGAGGTCGGGCGCCTCGTCCTCCTCGGCCCAGACGCGGCGCATCAGGTCGATGTCGCCGTTCTCGATGGCACCGTAGAACTGCGCGTTGGCCTCGGCGACGCGCTCCATGACCTCCTGGCGGGACCTCACCGGCCGCTCCGGCCGATGAGTTCGCCACGCCCTTCGTCGAGTCGGGCTCCGCCGGTACCCCAAGCCGCGGCGACCCGTACCGCGTCGGCGTTGGGGCGGACGTCGTGCACCCGGACGCACCAGGCGCCGTTGGCGGCGCAAAGCGTGGTCAGCGCGACGGTTGCGTCGTCGCATCCGGCGAAGTCGCGCGGGTTGCCGTCGGCGTCGCTGAGCAGCCGGCCGAGGAAGCGCTTGCGGGAGCCTGCGATCAAAAGTGGACGCCCCAAGTCGTGGAATCGGTCGAGATGAGCGAGCAGTGCCCAGTTGTGGGCGCGGTCGGGCAGCTTGGAGAACCCGAGTCCGGGGTCGAGGACGACCTGCGAGGGAGCGACCCCCTCGTCGACCATGGCCGCCATGCGCTCGCGCAGCTCGTCGTGGACCTCCTGGACCACGTCGGCGTAGCGGGCGCGGTCCTGCATGAGGTGGCTGTGGCCGCGCCAGTGCATCAGCACGTAGCCGACCCCGGTCTTGGCGAGCAGGCGCGCCATGGCGGGATCGGCGAGCCCGCCGCTGACGTCGTTGACCAGCCGCGCGCCCGCCTCCACCGCATGGGCGGCCACCTCGGCGCGCATGGTGTCGACGCTGACGGCGATTCCCTGGCGGGCGAGTTCGCGCACCACCGGCTCCACCCGGCGCAGCTCCTCGTCGCGGGAGACGCGCTGCGCGCCCGGCCGGGTGGACTCCCCGCCGACGTCGACGATGTCGGCGCCCTCCTCGGCGAGGCGCACACCGTGCTCGATGGCGCTGGAGGTGTCGAACCACGATCCGCCGTCGGAGAACGAATCGGGGGTGACGTTGACGACGCCCATGACCAGGCACCGCTCCCGGACGGGCAGACCGGGCAGATCCCGGCCCGACGGGAGCGTGGTGGGCGCGGCTCGGGCGCCCTCACGCTGCTGGGGTCCGTTCGCTTCGATGGCCGTGATCGTCTCTTCCCCTCCCCCTTCGTGGGGCCGCCGCGCCCGGTACGCGGTTGGCGTCCGTCCTCACGTGAGCGGACCAGCGGCGATCCGGCCCGCCGCCGACGGGCGGATCCTGTCGATCAGCCTACGAGACCCCCGGCTTGCGCTGCGACCCGCCATACGATCGATCATGCCGGGATCGGCGGCCGCCGCGGGTCCGGCGACGGCGCCGGCGCGGCAAGTGCGGACGCCCGCCCGGGCGGCTCAGTGCTGGCCCAGGATCAGGCTCATGGCCTCGGCACGGGTGCGGTCGCGGTTGCGGAAGTCGCCGCGCACGGCCGAGGTCACCGTCTTCGCACCGGGCTTGCGCACCCCGCGCATGGTCATGCACAGGTGTTCGGCCTCGATCACCACGATGACCCCGCGCGGTTCCAGGTTGGCCATGATGCCGTCGGCGACCTGAGTGGTCAGCCGCTCCTGCACCTGGGGGCGGCGGGCGTAGACGTCGACCAGACGCGCGATTTTGGACAGCCCGGTGATCTGCCCCTTGCTGTTGGGGATGTAGCCCACGTGGGCGCTGCCGTAGAAGGGCACGAGGTGGTGTTCGCAGGTCGAGTACAGCTCGATGTCGCGGACGAGCACCATCTCCTCGTGACCCGCCTCGAACACCGTGGTCAGCACGTCCTCGGGGCGCTGGCTCAGACCGGCGAACTGCTCCTCGTAGGCGCGCGCGACCCGCGCCGGGGTCTCGCGCAGACCGTCGCGGTCCGGGTCCTCGCCGATGGCCAGCAGGATCTCCCGGACCGCCTTCTCGATCCGCCCGTGGTCGACCGACTTGTGTGCCGGGACGACCAGCGGGATGTCGGTATCGGCATCGGGGCTCTCAGCGCTCACGCCTGTTCCCCGGTGTCGTCGTCGGACTCCTCCGACCGGCGCGTGCGGCCGTTGACCCCGCCCGTGGAGCCCTGGCCCTCGGCGTGCTCGCCCTGGCGGTCGGACTCGCCCCAGGGCTCGCCCCCGGAATAGCCGCTCTGGCCGTTACCGGAGGACAGCTCGTCCAGATCGCGCGGGCCGAGCAGGGCCAGTTCCTTGGGCGTCTTCACCGGCGGGCGGGACGACGGCTGGCGCTTGCCGTAGCCGGTGTAGGAGCCGCGCGAGGCACGCTTGGTCACCGGCGCGAAGACCTCCAGCACCTCCTCCTTGGACAGGGTCTCCTTGTCCAGCAGGTGCAGCACCAGGTCGTCGAGAACGGCGCGGTACTCGACCAGGATGTCCCACGCCTCGTCGTGCGCCGACTCGATGAGGCGGCGCACCTCCTCGTCGATGACCGAGGCGATCTCCTCGGAGTACTCGCGCGAGTGCGACATCTCGCGGCCCATGAACGGCTCGCTGTTGCCGCTGCCGAACTTGCGGGCGCCCAGCCGCTCGCTCATGCCGTACTCGGTGATCATGCTGCGGGCCAGGCTGGTGGCCTTGTCGATGTCGTTGCCCGCACCCGTGGTCGGCTCGTGGAAGACCATCTCCTCGGCGGCGCGCCCGCCCAGCATCATCGCGAGCTGGTCCATCATCTCCGAGCGCGAGGTGAGGAACTTGTCCTCCGTCGGCACCGACATGGTGTAGCCCAGCGCGCGGCCGCGCGGCAGGATGGTGATCTTGTGCACCGGGTCGGCGTTGGGCAGCGCGTGGCCCACCAGGGCGTGGCCGCCCTCGTGGTAGGCGATGACCTTCTTCTCCGTGTCGGACATGACGCGGGTCTTGCGTTCGGGCCCGGCCATCACCCGGTCGATGGCCTCCTCCATCGTGGCGTGGTCG is a window from the Streptomonospora litoralis genome containing:
- a CDS encoding PH domain-containing protein → MSTSLTWYRRSVMFAVLVPALLLGGAALWIVGWVWALAWAVLAAAFGGLGWWAARLMRDTWGYAEGETDLYLTYGLFTRQLVVIPYGRMQVVDVTSDLLEQALGTATVQVRTAATTADTRIPGLRLDDAVQLRDRLAARSETFSTGL
- a CDS encoding DUF3180 domain-containing protein; translated protein: MPLAVAVVSGVLSFLVIDRVYGGIPLLPWSAIPTLLLLAAAETITAVHTRRRIRRVPGTEPMEPLSAARLVALAKASAVFASIAIGAFAGMLAALLERLGAVDARTDALTAAGTLLSAAVLLAAALFLEYACRVPGEEEPQGPKT
- the folK gene encoding 2-amino-4-hydroxy-6-hydroxymethyldihydropteridine diphosphokinase, with amino-acid sequence MTGPATRRRVVLSLGSNVGDRLAALQGAVDALFDAPGLEPAGLSPVYETAPVGGPEQGPFLNAVVTADTRMPADVLLERTQSVEEALGRVRDVRWGPRTLDVDIIAVGGESSDAPELVLPHPRAHERAFVLAPWADVEPDAEISGRGSVRRLLAGIDGQELHRRDDLVLRV
- the folB gene encoding dihydroneopterin aldolase, with protein sequence MTEALDRIRLRGLRARGYHGVLPEERREGQEFVVDVAIGLDLSEAGASDDLAATVHYGELAERLVSVVRGEAVDLIETLAERLAAVCLVEPRVREAEVTVHKPQAPIPHTFEDVAVTIVRTNRAGG
- a CDS encoding nuclear transport factor 2 family protein — its product is MRSRQEVMERVAEANAQFYGAIENGDIDLMRRVWAEEDEAPDLVCINPGWPLLRGRAEIMRAWTLIMANVPYIQYVLTETHIGVSGEVAMVTCEENVLTAEDDSPGFVAGGQVVTTNMFVRTAEGWRLWSHHASPVLLDENEEQDGEGDAV
- the folP gene encoding dihydropteroate synthase gives rise to the protein MGVVNVTPDSFSDGGSWFDTSSAIEHGVRLAEEGADIVDVGGESTRPGAQRVSRDEELRRVEPVVRELARQGIAVSVDTMRAEVAAHAVEAGARLVNDVSGGLADPAMARLLAKTGVGYVLMHWRGHSHLMQDRARYADVVQEVHDELRERMAAMVDEGVAPSQVVLDPGLGFSKLPDRAHNWALLAHLDRFHDLGRPLLIAGSRKRFLGRLLSDADGNPRDFAGCDDATVALTTLCAANGAWCVRVHDVRPNADAVRVAAAWGTGGARLDEGRGELIGRSGR
- the folE gene encoding GTP cyclohydrolase I FolE — its product is MPLVVPAHKSVDHGRIEKAVREILLAIGEDPDRDGLRETPARVARAYEEQFAGLSQRPEDVLTTVFEAGHEEMVLVRDIELYSTCEHHLVPFYGSAHVGYIPNSKGQITGLSKIARLVDVYARRPQVQERLTTQVADGIMANLEPRGVIVVIEAEHLCMTMRGVRKPGAKTVTSAVRGDFRNRDRTRAEAMSLILGQH